In Candidatus Limnocylindrales bacterium, the genomic window AGCTTACAGCCTTCCTCTTTTTTCATCATGATGGTTTCCAGGGATTCATTCTTACCTGGGATCTCTTCGAGAACTTCAAAAATGTCCCAGGGGTCTTTCATTTGTGCCTTTGGTTTGACTTTAACCACATACAGGGGTTGCATGAGTTGGTGATCCCACTCACGAAACTTACCCGGTCGTCCTTTATAAATTTCAAATTCGACGCCGCTTTCTAAGAATTTCACCAGGTCTTTACTTTGGGTTCCTCCCGTTTTTTCTATGGCTTGCAGGATAATCTGCATGGCCACATAATCGGACCAGGCCTGATTATCAGGGGGTTTCTCAAACTTTTTCATGAATCGAGCAGTAAATTCTTTAGCAGCAGGTACATCAATCCCATGATACCAAAGAGAGGGCCAGACCCCGGTAATGGCATCAGGACCTGCGGCCCAGAATTGGACGGTATCCATAACCCCTCCGGCCGTCTCAAAGGGCGCTCCGAACTCTTTGTATTGCTTCAGAAAAGTAGTTTGATCCACTCCGGCCAGGTTCAGAAACAGAAGATCCGGATTCACAGATTTTAACTTGAGAATATAGGAGCTATAATCCGGGGTATTCGTAGGAATCATATCATTCCCCAGTTCGGTCCCTCCATGTTCTAGAAGAAGTTTTTTAGACACACGATAGAGGTCATGCCCAAAGGCATAATCGGCCGTTAGAAAATACCACCTGCTAAACTTCTGGTTCTTAATCAGCCATTGCCCGATGGTATTTACATACATGGTGTTGCTACCTTCTGTGGAGAAAACATATCGATGGCATTTGGTTCCCCGGATCTCATCTGAATTAGCCCCGGTATTGATAAAGGGAATCCCTGCCTCTTGAGCAACCTCACCAATCGCCAGCGTCGAAGCACTGCTGATCTCTCCTACCAGAGCAACAACTTTGTCTTTTTCAATCAACTTCCTCGCTTTTTGAACCGCCGTACCTGGATTTACGGAGTCTTCATAAATCACTTCGATAGGCCTGCCCAGAACACCCCCCCTGGCATTAGCCTCTTCAACAGCCAGTTGGACTCCCATAACGGCATAAGCCCCGATTTGACCTAAAAATCCGGTACGAGGGGTAATGTGTCCTATTTTGATGGGTTCTGCAGCAAAGGCTTTAGAAAATAAAGGCTTTCCAAAATTTCCAATAATGGCGGCAGCCCCTAACCTTCCTGTAACCTTTAACCATTCCCGTCGCGTTAGTCCGTAAGGGTTAGAACTTTCAGGTTCTTGTTTCTCTTTTAACATAAAATTCCTCCTTGATCCCTCCTTAGAATTAAAGGTGTAAAAGTTCTATTTTAGTGTTCAATAACTTCTAACAATTCCTGCAAAAATTTCAGGATCCTCTTCTTTGATAGGATAAAAATTTCATCCAATAGTCAAGGGAAAAGTAAATCAAGGTGAAAATTTGCCGATGTATAGACCCCCTTGCAGGAAGTTAATCTTCTGTTTCGGTCAATGAATCCGGTTGACTTTTCATTCCCTGTTCTGCCTCTTCTCCAATCAGGAAGCTCCTAGGATGGGAAACACTGTATCTTTCAAATATTTAATGGATTTATCCAATGCTTTCAAGATATTATCCCGGTCTTTAGGTTTTGTTCGAATCTCGGGATCTCGCAGCGTTTTCTCTTTATATCCAACCTTTTCAAACAAAGGAAGTACCGAGGCAGGCAATTCATCCGGTAATTGAACCCCGTTCATGATGGCCCAGGCGAGGGTCCAGGCCCTTGCTACATTACTGAGATTGTATCCCCCACCCCCAAGGGCAATCCATCGAGGTGCCAGATCTTTAATCTGGCTGACGACCCTGGAAAATCCGTTGGTAGTCAATAACATGGTTGCTAAAGGATCGTCATGGAAACTGTCAACTCCCAGTTGGGTCACCACAAAATCGGGCTTATATGCCTTTAGAAGGGGAGGGACTATCTCAGAGAAACCGTATAGATAAATTTCATCATCGGCTCTGGCGAGAAAAGGAAGATTAACCGAGTATCCCTTACCCTTACCCTCTCCGATTTCCGTTTCAAATCCGGTTCCTGGAAAGCGAAACCGTCCACTTTCGTGAAGGTCAATGGTTAAAACCTGATCCGTATCATAAAAAGCCGCCTGAACCCCATCCCCATGATGGACATCGATATCAATATAGGCGATTCGATACCCTTGATCCATAAGCCAGGCAATGGCAACAGCCGGGTCATTTATATAACAAAATCCAGAAGCCTTATCTGGCATGGCGTGGTGGAGTCCTCCGGCAATGTTAAAAGCCGTACTTACTTTTTTTCTTTCCACCCCCCGGGCTGCCTGTAAACTGCCTCCTGTGGTTAATAAAGACCACTGGTAAACACCTGGAAAGACGGGATTATCTCCTGTACCCAACCCATACTTATGATAGGCCTGTTTCTCAATTCCTTTATCGGCATCCTCCAGAACATCCAAATAATCAGGCGTATGAATCCGCTCTAACTCTTGACGGAGTGCTTTTTCAGGTGTGAGAAGTTGCGTTTCAGGAAGGTCGAGAAGGCCATAAGCCTTAATCAGTTCATAGGTCAGCTTGAGTCGATAGGGTTTTAAGGGATGCTGTCCCCCATAATCGTATTGGAGATAGGCATCGGTATAGAGAAAGGCGGTTTTCCCGTCCCCTACGGTTTCCTGAGCCCGGACTGGGAAATTTGAAACAAAAGAACCCGTGGCAAGGGCCGTTATGGTCTGACCGAGTTTGATGAGGAACTGTCTTCGGGAAAAGGAATATGGGTTCATGCTGTTTAAAAATACTTGCAAAAAGAAAATTTTTTAATAGCCAGAATTGTTCAAGACGATGCTTTTCTTTTATGTTTATTATAGTTGTACTCTTCTTTTGTGTAAAGAGCACCTTCCTAACTGGTATCTGTATCGGTACGGAAGAAAACCACCCCTCTGACCCTCCTTTGAGGGCATAGGTGCTAGGATAAGAGTGAGATCCATGAGGAACGCCCCTTCCGATCCCTGTGAAACGGGGGAGAACAGGGAGGATGTTTCTTCTTCCACCTACTAGATTGATCCAAATACTTTAACTTACAAATACCTTGACTTAAAATTTACTTATTATTTATAATGTTTGTATTCTGTTTAATTAGAAAATAATTCTCATTGAGGTATATTGTATGGAAAAGATATTTTTGGCCATTTTTATAGATCTTGAAAACATTCCCAGCAGACTCAATTTAGAAGTTTTGATGAATTCCCTTATTTTGAGTGAACAATCTAATTATAATTTTGTTTTTGCTTACAAGGCAGCTTACGGGGCATTAAATTCGATTTCGTCGGAGTTAAAGACTCAATTAAGAGATTACAACTTTTCTATGCAGGAAAAACCGCATATCGGATCCAAAAAAAATAGGGCGGATTTATTTATCAGTATTGATGCCTTTGAAACCTTGTATGTCAACAATCCTGCATTGGATCGGTATATTTTTGTAACCAGCGACTCGGATTTTACCGTAATTATGGATAAACTCCGGAAATATGGAAAAGAAGTGTGGCTGGTATGTCGGAAAGATGATGAAGAGCGGCAGATCCTGGCGAAATCCTGTGATAAAATGCTCTTTTTAGAGGATTTTTATCAGAGTGATTCCGGTGGTTTTGATGAAAAAACGAAACGGGAGTACCTCGAGGATAATGATAGAAAAGCCCGGGAGTTATTTAAAGAGGTTCTGACCAGTATTGATTTAGAGAGACTCCCCTATAATATTTCGGTTATTAACGATAGGATGAAGCAGTTGGATAAGAGTTTCGATATCAGGTATACCAGTTATAAAAGATTTGGAGAGCTGGCCAGGTATTTTGAGAAAAAGGGTATTATCAAGGTAGATGATCAAAAATTAGGATTTCCCACTCTTATCGATATCGATTTATCTAAAATAGAACAGGAAGGTTTACCTGCCCAACATAAGAGGGATTATAGCTATAAGGATGTATTTAGAAACAGGAACATCATTATAGGGAATAACACGAGATATCAAATCATTAAAAATATGATCGAGAAAATAGATGGCAAAGTTACCCCATCAGATTTAGCAGATCTTGCTGAAATTCCTAATAGACTGTTTAAATCCTATATTAAGATAATCTTTAATTTACCCTTTATAAGGGTTTCAGATTCTAATACCTTTTCAAGTCCTATAGAGTTGGATGTGGAATTGTATAAAAAGTCAAATCTTGAAGATGAGATTAACAAATATTTAATAAGAAAATTGCAAAGTATCCTGGATACAAAGGCTATTGATACCAAAGAATTATCCAAGTGTCTGTATGGGGATGTAGAGCATGAAAGTTATCTCAATAATCTGATCATGACCATGGAAACCCGAGACGCGAAGATCGAAACTTAGGAAAAGGGTTAGCAGTTTTTAATCTCTAGTTTCCGGCCTTTTCTCTAGTTTTCTTCCTTTGCAACCGGTAGTGAAAAGGTAAAGGTAGAGCCTTTCTCGTAAACGGAATCTACCCAGATATGACCCCCATGGAGTTCCACGATT contains:
- a CDS encoding ABC transporter substrate-binding protein → MLKEKQEPESSNPYGLTRREWLKVTGRLGAAAIIGNFGKPLFSKAFAAEPIKIGHITPRTGFLGQIGAYAVMGVQLAVEEANARGGVLGRPIEVIYEDSVNPGTAVQKARKLIEKDKVVALVGEISSASTLAIGEVAQEAGIPFINTGANSDEIRGTKCHRYVFSTEGSNTMYVNTIGQWLIKNQKFSRWYFLTADYAFGHDLYRVSKKLLLEHGGTELGNDMIPTNTPDYSSYILKLKSVNPDLLFLNLAGVDQTTFLKQYKEFGAPFETAGGVMDTVQFWAAGPDAITGVWPSLWYHGIDVPAAKEFTARFMKKFEKPPDNQAWSDYVAMQIILQAIEKTGGTQSKDLVKFLESGVEFEIYKGRPGKFREWDHQLMQPLYVVKVKPKAQMKDPWDIFEVLEEIPGKNESLETIMMKKEEGCKLEPL
- a CDS encoding acetoin utilization protein AcuC produces the protein MNPYSFSRRQFLIKLGQTITALATGSFVSNFPVRAQETVGDGKTAFLYTDAYLQYDYGGQHPLKPYRLKLTYELIKAYGLLDLPETQLLTPEKALRQELERIHTPDYLDVLEDADKGIEKQAYHKYGLGTGDNPVFPGVYQWSLLTTGGSLQAARGVERKKVSTAFNIAGGLHHAMPDKASGFCYINDPAVAIAWLMDQGYRIAYIDIDVHHGDGVQAAFYDTDQVLTIDLHESGRFRFPGTGFETEIGEGKGKGYSVNLPFLARADDEIYLYGFSEIVPPLLKAYKPDFVVTQLGVDSFHDDPLATMLLTTNGFSRVVSQIKDLAPRWIALGGGGYNLSNVARAWTLAWAIMNGVQLPDELPASVLPLFEKVGYKEKTLRDPEIRTKPKDRDNILKALDKSIKYLKDTVFPILGAS
- a CDS encoding NYN domain-containing protein; the protein is MEKIFLAIFIDLENIPSRLNLEVLMNSLILSEQSNYNFVFAYKAAYGALNSISSELKTQLRDYNFSMQEKPHIGSKKNRADLFISIDAFETLYVNNPALDRYIFVTSDSDFTVIMDKLRKYGKEVWLVCRKDDEERQILAKSCDKMLFLEDFYQSDSGGFDEKTKREYLEDNDRKARELFKEVLTSIDLERLPYNISVINDRMKQLDKSFDIRYTSYKRFGELARYFEKKGIIKVDDQKLGFPTLIDIDLSKIEQEGLPAQHKRDYSYKDVFRNRNIIIGNNTRYQIIKNMIEKIDGKVTPSDLADLAEIPNRLFKSYIKIIFNLPFIRVSDSNTFSSPIELDVELYKKSNLEDEINKYLIRKLQSILDTKAIDTKELSKCLYGDVEHESYLNNLIMTMETRDAKIET